The following coding sequences lie in one Primulina huaijiensis isolate GDHJ02 chromosome 2, ASM1229523v2, whole genome shotgun sequence genomic window:
- the LOC140960772 gene encoding peroxidase RIP1-like has translation MKMVSRSCLYLGGIIMFSFVAIAISGPLDPNFYDKVCPQALPAIKTVVLEALRQERRMGASLLRLHFHDCFVNGCDGSILLDSTSSFTSEKFSLANNNSARGFEVVDRIKWEVDRVCGRPVVSCADVLAVAARDSVFALGGSHWKVELGRRDSTTASITTADADIPAPFMNLPQLIDNFKKQGLDVKDLVVLSGGHTLGFSQCRAFRTRIYNDTNIDSTFARQLQAICPRVGGDSNLAPLDPTPAHFDTKYFSDLTLRKGLLQSDQALFNGGETDSLVKEYSSDLDDFGEDFAKSMIKMGNIQPLTGNQGQIRSNCRRAN, from the exons ATGAAAATGGTTTCACGTAGCTGCTTGTATCTTGGAGGCATAATTATGTTTTCCTTTGTAGCCATTGCGATTTCAGGCCCCCTTGATCCGAATTTCTATGATAAAGTATGCCCACAAGCTCTGCCAGCCATCAAAACCGTTGTGTTGGAGGCTCTGCGCCAAGAAAGGCGCATGGGCGCATCGTTGTTGCGTCTGCATTTTCACGACTGTTTTGTCAAT GGTTGCGACGGTTCCATTCTTTTGGACTCGACATCAAGCTTCACAAGTGAAAAGTTTTCATTGGCTAACAACAATTCGGCTAGAGGGTTCGAAGTGGTCGATAGAATCAAGTGGGAGGTCGACCGAGTATGCGGACGTCCGGTGGTGTCATGTGCTGATGTTTTGGCAGTTGCAGCTCGTGACTCAGTTTTTGCG cTCGGAGGGTCACACTGGAAGGTAGAACTTGGAAGAAGAGATTCAACCACTGCAAGCATTACTACAGCAGATGCAGATATCCCGGCACCATTCATGAATCTTCCCCAGTTGATCGACAATTTCAAGAAACAAGGCCTAGACGTGAAAGACCTAGTCGTGCTCTCCGGTGGCCACACGTTGGGATTCTCTCAGTGCCGCGCCTTCAGAACTCGCATTTACAACGACACAAATATTGATTCCACCTTCGCGAGACAGCTACAAGCCATTTGTCCTCGTGTTGGAGGCGATTCGAACCTCGCTCCTTTGGATCCCACGCCTGCCCATTTCGACACCAAATATTTTAGTGACTTGACGTTGAGGAAGGGGTTGTTGCAGTCGGATCAAGCATTGTTTAATGGAGGTGAAACCGATTCTCTTGTGAAAGAGTACAGCTCggaccttgatgattttggtgaGGACTTCGCGAAATCAATGATCAAGATGGGTAATATCCAGCCATTGACGGGTAATCAAGGCCAAATTCGATCAAATTGCAGGAGGGCGAACTAA